Proteins co-encoded in one Kocuria flava genomic window:
- a CDS encoding Gfo/Idh/MocA family protein, with the protein MNAPLRIAVVGAGRMGADHIERLHRRIAGAEVAAVVDIDRPRAEAAVAHIPGAVAHTDFQEVLDRDDIDAALLATPGFLHEQVLLPALGKGLPVLCEKPLTPDAESSWRVVQAEVAAGRQLVQVGFMRRFDTGYLALRRMIEERTYGELLTLHHQHRNPTTPPGFTNEMIINDSVVHEFDAVRFFTGEEIVSVQVRIGRSTRNAPEGQRDPQLVLMETESGVLAQVEAYVNARFGYQVSTQASFETGVVGIGGDQEPYVRTEGRWGGSVTPGFEERFAEAYDREIQAWVEATARGEIGGPSAWDGYATAACCEAGVRAQSSGETVPVHLEAKPSLYA; encoded by the coding sequence ATGAACGCACCGCTGCGCATCGCCGTCGTCGGCGCCGGCCGCATGGGCGCCGACCACATCGAGCGCCTCCACCGGCGCATCGCCGGCGCCGAGGTGGCCGCCGTCGTCGACATCGACCGCCCCCGCGCGGAGGCCGCCGTGGCCCACATCCCCGGCGCGGTCGCCCACACCGACTTCCAGGAGGTCCTGGACCGGGACGACATCGACGCCGCGCTGCTCGCGACCCCCGGCTTCCTGCACGAGCAGGTGCTGCTGCCGGCCCTCGGGAAGGGGCTGCCGGTGCTGTGCGAGAAGCCCCTGACCCCCGACGCCGAGTCCTCGTGGCGCGTCGTGCAGGCCGAGGTCGCCGCCGGGCGCCAGCTCGTCCAGGTCGGCTTCATGCGCCGCTTCGACACCGGCTACCTCGCCCTGCGCCGGATGATCGAGGAGAGGACCTACGGCGAGCTGCTCACCCTGCACCACCAGCACCGCAACCCCACGACCCCGCCGGGGTTCACCAACGAGATGATCATCAACGACTCGGTGGTGCACGAGTTCGACGCCGTGCGCTTCTTCACCGGCGAGGAGATCGTCAGCGTCCAGGTCCGGATCGGGCGCTCGACCCGCAACGCCCCCGAGGGCCAGCGCGACCCGCAGCTGGTGCTCATGGAGACCGAGTCCGGCGTCCTCGCCCAGGTCGAGGCCTACGTCAACGCCCGCTTCGGCTACCAGGTCTCCACCCAGGCCTCCTTCGAGACCGGTGTGGTCGGCATCGGCGGCGACCAGGAGCCCTACGTGCGCACCGAGGGCCGCTGGGGCGGATCGGTCACCCCCGGCTTCGAGGAGCGCTTCGCCGAGGCCTACGACCGCGAGATCCAGGCGTGGGTGGAGGCGACCGCCCGCGGCGAGATCGGCGGGCCCTCCGCGTGGGACGGCTACGCCACCGCGGCGTGCTGCGAGGCCGGTGTGCGGGCCCAGTCCTCCGGGGAGACGGTGCCCGTCCACCTCGAGGCCAAGCCCTCCCTCTACGCCTGA
- the iolD gene encoding 3D-(3,5/4)-trihydroxycyclohexane-1,2-dione acylhydrolase (decyclizing): MSTRTLSVSQALVEFLANQWTVDRVGGTEHRERTIPGMFGIFGHGNVAGVGQALKQYQASDPRLMPYYQGRNEQAQVHQAVGWARHTRRRSTFAVSTSIGPGATNMVTGAALATTNRLPALLLPSDQFASRAPDPVLQQLERPDAGDLTVNDVFRPVSRFFDRVWRPEQLFSALLNGMRVLTDPAETGAVTIALPQDVQAETLEVPEEFLAPREWRIRRPAPEEEDVRAAVAAIRAAERPVVIAGGGVHYAFATEALREFAETTGIPVAYTQAGVGVLDWDHPRCLGAVGSTGSTAANAVVAEADLVIGIGTRYEDFTTASRTAFQHPGVRFLNINVAAFDAHKLGTSLPVVADARKTLVELTKALGGYRVGADLAETVATEKRRWDGIVDDAFGDRHEPLPSQNEIIGAVNGAMAERDVVICAAGSLPGDLHKMWRVKDPYGYHVEYAYSCMGYEIAGGLGVKRAALAEAARDGQDPRDVVVMVGDGSYLMMHTELVTAVAEGLKLVVVLIQNHGYASIGALSEQLGSQRFGTKYRYLDEDRHSFDDGSTLPIDLATNAESLGVRVLRVEPGEGVIDRLAEAVAQAKAAPEGSGPVLVHVESDPLIDAPSSESWWDVPVTATAELDSTNEAYALYQQHKSRQRPLLGN; this comes from the coding sequence ATGAGCACCCGCACCCTCTCCGTCTCCCAGGCGCTCGTGGAGTTCCTGGCCAACCAGTGGACGGTCGACCGCGTGGGCGGCACCGAGCACCGGGAACGGACGATCCCCGGGATGTTCGGCATCTTCGGCCACGGCAACGTGGCCGGCGTCGGGCAGGCGCTCAAGCAGTACCAGGCGAGCGACCCCCGGCTGATGCCCTACTACCAGGGCCGCAACGAGCAGGCGCAGGTCCACCAGGCCGTCGGCTGGGCCCGGCACACCCGGCGCCGCTCCACCTTCGCGGTGAGCACCTCGATCGGCCCCGGCGCGACCAACATGGTCACCGGCGCCGCCCTGGCGACCACCAACCGGCTGCCGGCGCTGCTGCTGCCCTCCGACCAGTTCGCGTCCCGCGCCCCCGACCCCGTGCTCCAGCAGCTCGAGCGCCCCGACGCCGGGGACCTGACGGTCAACGACGTCTTCCGCCCGGTCTCCCGGTTCTTCGACCGGGTCTGGCGGCCCGAGCAGCTGTTCTCCGCGCTGCTCAACGGGATGCGCGTGCTCACCGACCCGGCCGAGACCGGTGCGGTGACCATCGCCCTGCCCCAGGACGTGCAGGCCGAGACGCTCGAGGTGCCCGAGGAGTTCCTCGCCCCGCGGGAGTGGCGGATCCGCCGCCCCGCCCCGGAGGAGGAGGACGTCCGCGCGGCCGTCGCCGCGATCCGGGCCGCCGAGCGGCCCGTCGTGATCGCCGGCGGCGGGGTGCACTACGCCTTCGCGACCGAGGCGCTGCGGGAGTTCGCCGAGACCACCGGCATCCCCGTGGCCTACACCCAGGCCGGGGTCGGCGTGCTCGACTGGGACCACCCCCGGTGCCTGGGCGCGGTGGGCTCCACCGGGTCCACCGCCGCGAACGCCGTGGTGGCGGAAGCGGACCTCGTGATCGGCATCGGCACCCGCTACGAGGACTTCACCACCGCCTCCCGCACCGCCTTCCAGCACCCCGGGGTGCGCTTCCTCAACATCAACGTGGCCGCGTTCGACGCCCACAAGCTCGGCACCTCCCTGCCGGTCGTCGCCGACGCCCGCAAGACCCTCGTCGAGCTGACGAAGGCACTCGGCGGGTACCGGGTCGGCGCGGACCTCGCCGAGACCGTCGCGACCGAGAAGCGGCGCTGGGACGGGATCGTCGACGACGCCTTCGGCGACCGGCACGAGCCCCTGCCCAGCCAGAACGAGATCATCGGCGCCGTCAACGGGGCCATGGCCGAGCGCGACGTCGTCATCTGCGCCGCCGGCTCCCTGCCCGGGGACCTGCACAAGATGTGGCGGGTCAAGGACCCGTACGGCTACCACGTCGAGTACGCCTACTCCTGCATGGGCTACGAGATCGCCGGCGGCCTGGGCGTCAAGCGCGCAGCACTGGCCGAGGCCGCCCGCGACGGCCAGGACCCGCGCGACGTCGTCGTCATGGTCGGGGACGGGTCGTACCTGATGATGCACACCGAGCTCGTCACGGCCGTGGCCGAGGGCCTCAAGCTCGTGGTCGTGCTCATCCAGAACCACGGCTACGCCTCGATCGGCGCGCTGTCCGAGCAGCTGGGCTCCCAGCGCTTCGGCACGAAGTACCGCTACCTCGACGAGGACCGGCACAGCTTCGACGACGGCTCGACGCTGCCGATCGACCTGGCCACCAACGCCGAGTCCCTGGGGGTGCGCGTCCTGCGCGTCGAGCCCGGGGAGGGCGTGATCGACCGGCTCGCCGAGGCCGTCGCGCAGGCCAAGGCCGCCCCCGAAGGCTCCGGGCCGGTGCTCGTGCACGTCGAGTCCGACCCGCTGATCGACGCCCCCAGCTCCGAGTCCTGGTGGGACGTGCCCGTCACGGCCACCGCCGAGCTGGACTCCACGAACGAGGCCTACGCGCTCTACCAGCAGCACAAGTCCCGGCAGCGCCCGCTGCTCGGGAACTGA
- a CDS encoding CoA-acylating methylmalonate-semialdehyde dehydrogenase → MTQQIETTQQIEHFIAGARTAGSGQRTQEVYNPATGEATGVLHLADREDLERAVSAARAAAGTWGEMSLARRTAVLFRFRELVAAHTDELAALITAEHGKVLSDAKGEVGRGLEVVEFACGIAEQLKGEFSDQFSTGIDVYSFRQPLGVVAGITPFNFPVMVPLWMAPVAIATGNAFILKPSERDPSPSLLLAELWQRAGLPDGVFQVLHGDKETVDGLLTHPEVDGISFVGSTPIAKYVHETATKHGKRVQALGGAKNHAVVLPDADMDIAADNINAAAFGSAGERCMAISVAVAVGEAADLLVDKLAERARGIRVGNGMEASSEMGPVITPASKERIRRIVTAAEEDGAAVVVDGRDLIVEDHENGFFVGPTVIDRVRQDMTAYEEEIFGPVLAVLRVDSLEEAVEVINANPYGNGTAIFTSSGAYARQFKRQVTVGMIGVNVPIPVPVAWHSFGGWKDSLFGDHHIYGPDGVRFYTRGKAVTERWPEPHHASGASFAFPSSSD, encoded by the coding sequence ATGACCCAGCAGATCGAGACGACCCAGCAGATCGAGCACTTCATCGCCGGGGCCCGCACCGCCGGCTCCGGGCAGCGCACCCAGGAGGTGTACAACCCCGCGACCGGGGAGGCCACCGGTGTGCTGCACCTGGCCGACCGCGAGGACCTCGAGCGCGCCGTCTCGGCCGCCCGAGCGGCGGCCGGGACGTGGGGCGAGATGTCCCTGGCCCGGCGCACGGCGGTGCTGTTCCGGTTCCGCGAGCTGGTGGCCGCCCACACGGACGAGCTGGCCGCCCTGATCACCGCCGAGCACGGCAAGGTCCTCTCCGACGCCAAGGGCGAGGTGGGCCGCGGCCTGGAGGTCGTCGAGTTCGCCTGCGGGATCGCCGAGCAGCTCAAGGGCGAGTTCTCCGACCAGTTCTCCACCGGCATCGACGTCTACTCCTTCCGCCAGCCCCTGGGCGTGGTCGCCGGGATCACCCCGTTCAACTTCCCCGTGATGGTGCCGCTGTGGATGGCCCCGGTCGCGATCGCCACCGGCAACGCGTTCATCCTCAAGCCCTCCGAGCGCGACCCCTCCCCGTCGCTGCTGCTCGCCGAGCTGTGGCAGCGGGCCGGACTGCCCGACGGCGTCTTCCAGGTGCTGCACGGGGACAAGGAGACGGTCGACGGGCTGCTCACCCACCCCGAGGTCGACGGCATTTCCTTCGTGGGCTCCACCCCGATCGCCAAGTACGTCCACGAGACCGCCACGAAGCACGGCAAGCGCGTCCAGGCCCTGGGCGGGGCGAAGAACCACGCCGTGGTCCTGCCCGACGCCGACATGGACATCGCCGCCGACAACATCAACGCCGCGGCCTTCGGCTCCGCCGGCGAGCGCTGCATGGCGATCTCCGTGGCCGTGGCCGTGGGCGAGGCGGCCGACCTGCTCGTGGACAAGCTCGCCGAGCGCGCCCGGGGCATCCGCGTCGGCAACGGCATGGAGGCCTCCTCGGAGATGGGCCCGGTGATCACCCCGGCCTCCAAGGAGCGGATCCGCCGGATCGTCACCGCCGCGGAGGAGGACGGCGCGGCCGTGGTCGTCGACGGCCGCGACCTGATCGTCGAGGACCACGAGAACGGCTTCTTCGTGGGCCCGACCGTGATCGACCGGGTGCGCCAGGACATGACGGCCTACGAGGAGGAGATCTTCGGCCCCGTGCTCGCGGTGCTGCGGGTCGACAGCCTCGAGGAGGCCGTCGAGGTCATCAACGCCAACCCCTACGGCAACGGCACGGCGATCTTCACCTCCTCGGGGGCCTACGCCCGCCAGTTCAAGCGGCAGGTCACCGTGGGCATGATCGGGGTCAACGTCCCGATCCCCGTGCCCGTCGCCTGGCACTCCTTCGGCGGCTGGAAGGACTCGCTGTTCGGCGACCACCACATCTACGGCCCGGACGGGGTGCGCTTCTACACCCGCGGCAAGGCCGTGACCGAGCGCTGGCCCGAGCCCCACCACGCCTCCGGCGCCTCGTTCGCCTTCCCCTCGTCCTCCGACTGA
- a CDS encoding LacI family DNA-binding transcriptional regulator, with the protein MEPRQEVCQDNFDEEDRMSCRPGRAPTIYDVARAAGVSKSLVSLVLRGSPNVSDARRTAVLEAMARLDYRPSQAAATLAGATARTVGVLIDDYRNQWFVELLRGLQQGLAPHGLRIAVADHTLNAHVGASPLEGFLSMRADGLVLATEPSAAMRVPEDLPVVVAGHRDREVPGADVVANDDRHGARLATGHLLELGHREIGHLTGGGGAARLRAEGFAAAAAEAEVAARTAAGAGTTTEEDGWVAAGRLLDAHPGLTALFAANDTMAMGALAAARERGRRVPADLSVIGYDDSPVAATHLLELTTVDSRNAAIGAAAAQRLLARIGGEPPAGRSLLLEPRLVLRRTTAPPPAR; encoded by the coding sequence GTGGAACCTCGTCAAGAGGTTTGTCAGGACAATTTCGACGAGGAGGACCGGATGAGCTGTCGCCCGGGGCGGGCCCCCACCATCTACGACGTCGCCCGCGCCGCCGGCGTCTCGAAGTCGCTGGTCTCCCTGGTCCTGCGGGGGTCCCCGAACGTCTCGGACGCGCGGCGCACCGCGGTGCTCGAGGCCATGGCGCGGCTGGACTACCGCCCCAGCCAGGCGGCCGCGACCCTGGCCGGGGCCACCGCCCGCACGGTCGGCGTGCTCATCGACGACTACCGCAACCAGTGGTTCGTCGAGCTGCTGCGCGGGCTGCAGCAGGGACTGGCCCCGCACGGGCTGCGGATCGCGGTCGCCGACCACACCCTCAACGCCCACGTCGGGGCGAGCCCGCTGGAGGGCTTCCTGTCGATGCGCGCCGACGGCCTGGTGCTCGCGACCGAGCCGAGCGCGGCCATGCGCGTGCCGGAGGACCTGCCGGTCGTCGTGGCCGGCCACCGCGACCGGGAGGTGCCGGGCGCGGACGTCGTGGCCAACGACGACCGGCACGGGGCCCGCCTGGCCACCGGGCACCTGCTGGAGCTCGGGCACCGGGAGATCGGCCACCTGACCGGCGGCGGCGGCGCCGCACGGCTGCGGGCGGAGGGCTTCGCGGCCGCCGCCGCGGAGGCGGAGGTGGCCGCACGGACGGCGGCCGGCGCGGGCACGACCACGGAGGAGGACGGATGGGTCGCCGCGGGCCGGCTGCTCGACGCGCACCCGGGACTGACCGCCCTGTTCGCGGCCAACGACACCATGGCGATGGGCGCGCTGGCCGCGGCCCGCGAGCGCGGCCGGCGCGTGCCCGCGGACCTGTCGGTGATCGGCTACGACGACTCCCCGGTCGCCGCGACCCACCTGCTGGAGCTGACCACGGTCGACAGCCGCAACGCCGCGATCGGGGCGGCGGCCGCGCAGCGCCTGCTGGCCCGCATCGGCGGGGAGCCGCCCGCCGGGCGGAGCCTGCTGCTCGAGCCCCGGCTGGTGCTGCGGCGCACCACGGCCCCGCCCCCGGCCCGCTGA
- a CDS encoding GntR family transcriptional regulator, with translation MAAPLRLAVDKNSPVPLYHQVAQALEDAIRTGELPPGTKLDNEIDLANRLNLSRPTMRKAMDQLVRAGLLVRKRGVGTQVVGSQVRRSLELSSLHDDLRSSGGSPTTAVLGLARVPADEETAQLLGLSPGDEVYHLRRVRSTDGEPLALMENWVPCSRCELDRERLEQDGLYALMRAQGVTFQLAHQRVGAVAADEEQAALLGVEPGAALVSMTRTALDDVGRPVETGHHVYRGDKYSFELTLVQH, from the coding sequence GTGGCCGCACCGCTCCGACTCGCCGTCGACAAGAACTCCCCCGTGCCCCTGTACCACCAGGTGGCACAGGCCCTGGAGGACGCCATCCGCACCGGCGAGCTGCCGCCGGGGACGAAGCTGGACAACGAGATCGACCTGGCCAACCGGCTCAACCTCTCCCGCCCCACGATGCGCAAGGCCATGGACCAGCTGGTGCGGGCCGGGCTGCTGGTGCGCAAGCGCGGCGTAGGCACCCAGGTGGTCGGCAGCCAGGTCCGCCGCTCGCTGGAGCTGTCCAGCCTCCACGACGACCTGCGCAGCAGCGGGGGCTCGCCCACCACGGCCGTCCTGGGCCTCGCCCGGGTGCCGGCCGACGAGGAGACCGCGCAGCTGCTCGGGCTGAGCCCCGGCGACGAGGTCTACCACCTGCGCCGGGTGCGCAGCACGGACGGGGAGCCGCTGGCCCTGATGGAGAACTGGGTGCCGTGCTCCCGGTGCGAGCTCGACCGCGAGCGCCTGGAGCAGGACGGGCTGTACGCGCTGATGCGCGCACAGGGCGTGACCTTCCAGCTGGCCCACCAGCGGGTCGGGGCCGTCGCCGCCGACGAGGAGCAGGCCGCGCTGCTGGGCGTGGAGCCCGGCGCGGCGCTGGTGTCCATGACCCGCACCGCGCTCGACGACGTCGGCCGGCCCGTGGAGACGGGCCACCACGTCTACCGCGGGGACAAGTACAGCTTCGAGCTGACCCTGGTCCAGCACTGA
- the iolB gene encoding 5-deoxy-glucuronate isomerase, producing the protein MTDTSARPEWVYPKGSAAHGGWFVSLGGHDSPTEVPGWAHTGLRVADLGPGEGLALDAVAEERIVVPLSGSFRADAGGTTYALQGRASVFAGPTDVLYTGVRTDLTVIAEEGGRVAVASAPAKAEHPARHLRREEIPVELRGAGNCSRQVHNFGTPAALEADRFIVCEVLTPAGNWSSYPPHKHDEEKEGETALEEIYYFETRVAEDVPGPGPEGADPMGYQRVYASDERPIDVSAEVRSGDVVLVPYGWHGPAMAAPGYDLYYLNVMAGPGRVREWLISDDPHHGWVRRSWDAAEIDPRLPFGR; encoded by the coding sequence ATGACCGACACGTCCGCACGCCCCGAGTGGGTCTACCCGAAGGGCTCCGCCGCCCACGGCGGCTGGTTCGTCTCCCTGGGCGGGCACGACTCCCCCACCGAGGTGCCCGGGTGGGCGCACACCGGGCTGCGGGTGGCCGACCTGGGCCCGGGCGAGGGCCTGGCCCTGGACGCCGTGGCGGAGGAGCGCATCGTCGTGCCGCTGTCGGGGTCCTTCCGCGCGGACGCGGGCGGGACCACCTACGCCCTGCAGGGCCGGGCCTCGGTCTTCGCCGGGCCCACGGACGTGCTCTACACCGGGGTGCGCACCGATCTGACGGTGATCGCCGAGGAGGGCGGTCGCGTGGCCGTGGCCTCGGCCCCCGCGAAGGCGGAGCACCCCGCCCGGCACCTGCGGCGCGAGGAGATCCCCGTGGAGCTGCGCGGGGCCGGCAACTGTTCGCGGCAGGTGCACAACTTCGGCACGCCCGCGGCCCTGGAGGCGGACCGGTTCATCGTGTGCGAGGTGCTCACCCCCGCGGGGAACTGGTCGTCCTACCCGCCGCACAAGCACGACGAGGAGAAGGAGGGCGAGACCGCCCTCGAGGAGATCTACTACTTCGAGACCCGCGTGGCCGAGGACGTCCCGGGCCCGGGCCCGGAGGGGGCGGACCCCATGGGCTACCAGCGGGTCTACGCCTCGGACGAGCGGCCGATCGACGTCAGCGCGGAGGTGCGCTCGGGCGACGTCGTCCTCGTGCCCTACGGCTGGCACGGCCCCGCGATGGCGGCCCCGGGCTACGACCTGTACTACCTCAACGTCATGGCCGGTCCGGGCCGGGTGCGGGAGTGGCTGATCAGCGACGACCCGCACCACGGCTGGGTCCGCCGGTCCTGGGACGCGGCGGAGATCGACCCGCGGCTGCCCTTCGGCCGCTGA
- a CDS encoding substrate-binding domain-containing protein, with translation MNQRRTTRARRRLAAAALLVPALALTACSSEGGRTEAQGGGEGGGEVASTERMKVAMVTHAPPGDTFWDTIRAGAEEAAAKDNVEFLYASDPEGGRQAQLVQQYIDQDVDGIAVTLAKPDALRDVLQRAEDAGIPVVSLNAGEQEFAEVGAFAHFGSDEQLAGRTAGERLAEEGVQHPVCVIQDQGHVGLEARCAGVKEALPETEILYVQGTDMTQVASTATAKLQSAQEADAIIGLGAPITMTLLDAKADAGSDVTVASFDLNGDLAQAIVDGDVLFTVDQQPWLQGYLSVDALWQDHRGAFRIGGGQPTLTGPAIVDRDNAEQVLQYAEEGIR, from the coding sequence ATGAACCAGCGACGCACCACCCGCGCCCGGCGGCGGCTCGCCGCGGCGGCCCTGCTCGTCCCGGCCCTGGCCCTGACGGCCTGCTCGAGCGAGGGTGGCCGCACGGAGGCGCAGGGCGGCGGCGAGGGCGGCGGGGAGGTCGCCTCGACCGAGCGGATGAAGGTCGCCATGGTCACGCACGCCCCTCCCGGGGACACCTTCTGGGACACCATCCGTGCCGGGGCCGAGGAGGCCGCGGCCAAGGACAACGTCGAGTTCCTCTACGCCTCCGATCCCGAGGGCGGGCGCCAGGCGCAGCTCGTCCAGCAGTACATCGACCAGGACGTCGACGGGATCGCAGTGACCCTGGCCAAGCCCGACGCCCTGCGCGACGTCCTGCAGCGGGCCGAGGACGCCGGCATCCCGGTCGTCTCGCTCAACGCGGGCGAGCAGGAGTTCGCCGAGGTCGGGGCGTTCGCGCACTTCGGCTCCGACGAGCAGCTGGCCGGGCGCACCGCGGGCGAGCGGCTCGCGGAGGAGGGCGTGCAGCACCCCGTCTGCGTGATCCAGGACCAGGGCCACGTGGGCCTCGAGGCCCGGTGCGCGGGCGTGAAGGAGGCGCTGCCTGAGACGGAGATCCTCTACGTGCAGGGCACCGACATGACCCAGGTCGCCTCGACGGCCACCGCCAAGCTGCAGTCCGCCCAGGAGGCCGACGCGATCATCGGCCTCGGCGCCCCCATCACCATGACGCTGCTCGACGCCAAGGCGGACGCCGGCAGCGACGTGACGGTCGCCTCCTTCGACCTCAACGGCGACCTGGCCCAGGCGATCGTGGACGGCGACGTGCTGTTCACCGTCGACCAGCAGCCGTGGCTGCAGGGCTACCTCTCCGTCGACGCCCTGTGGCAGGACCACCGCGGCGCCTTCCGGATCGGCGGCGGGCAGCCGACCCTGACCGGCCCGGCGATCGTCGACCGGGACAACGCCGAGCAGGTCCTCCAGTACGCGGAGGAGGGCATCCGCTGA
- a CDS encoding sugar phosphate isomerase/epimerase family protein, which yields MKLGVYSAILHDRPLPEALEVVADLGLAGIEINTGGFLPAVHVPNMDQILDSDAARDDYLGLFEGTGVSIAGLNCNGNPLHPKRAISEKHAEDVRRSIRLAARLGQDRVVTMSGLPGGEAGATVPNWIVNAWNSAALDVLDHQWGIVADFWRETDRLAADHGVKVALELHPQNVVFNTADVRKLIELTGATHVGVELDASHLFWQQMDPVAVVRELGPLVLHAAAKDVRINRENAALYGVLDNSFRRLPPEEERTNLGGDEWANEWPKNSAWDFVALGRGHDTAYWTEFLAALQEVDPDMAVNIEHEDTSLGRIEGLEIAASVLKDAAAALEARG from the coding sequence GTGAAGCTCGGCGTCTACAGCGCGATCCTGCACGACCGGCCCCTGCCCGAGGCCCTGGAGGTCGTCGCGGACCTCGGCCTGGCCGGCATCGAGATCAACACCGGCGGGTTCCTGCCGGCCGTCCACGTCCCGAACATGGATCAGATCCTGGACAGTGACGCGGCCCGCGACGACTACCTGGGCCTCTTCGAGGGCACCGGGGTCTCGATCGCCGGCCTGAACTGCAACGGCAACCCGCTGCACCCGAAGCGGGCCATCAGCGAGAAGCACGCCGAGGACGTCCGCCGCTCCATCCGGCTGGCCGCCCGCCTGGGCCAGGACCGGGTGGTGACCATGTCCGGGCTGCCCGGCGGGGAGGCCGGGGCCACCGTGCCCAACTGGATCGTCAACGCCTGGAACTCCGCGGCCCTCGACGTGCTGGACCACCAGTGGGGGATCGTCGCCGACTTCTGGCGGGAGACCGACCGGCTGGCCGCCGACCACGGCGTCAAGGTGGCCCTGGAGCTGCACCCGCAGAACGTCGTGTTCAACACCGCCGACGTCCGCAAGCTCATCGAGCTCACCGGGGCCACCCATGTGGGGGTGGAGCTCGACGCGTCCCACCTGTTCTGGCAGCAGATGGACCCGGTCGCCGTCGTCCGTGAGCTCGGCCCGCTGGTCCTCCACGCCGCCGCCAAGGACGTGCGGATCAACCGGGAGAACGCCGCGCTCTACGGGGTGCTGGACAACAGCTTCCGCCGCCTCCCGCCCGAGGAGGAGCGCACCAACCTGGGCGGCGACGAGTGGGCCAACGAGTGGCCGAAGAACTCCGCGTGGGACTTCGTGGCCCTGGGCCGCGGCCACGACACCGCGTACTGGACGGAGTTCCTCGCCGCCCTGCAGGAGGTCGACCCCGACATGGCGGTGAACATCGAGCACGAGGACACCTCCCTCGGCCGGATCGAGGGCCTCGAGATCGCCGCTAGCGTGCTCAAGGACGCCGCCGCGGCCCTCGAGGCCCGCGGCTGA
- a CDS encoding Gfo/Idh/MocA family protein, whose product MTDSIGIAVIGAGMAGQAHAAAYRVAPTLYDPVLPPLRYVAVGDVNETLGGHVARRYGYAKAVGSWEAIAEDPEVDVVSVVIANRFHRQVVEGLLEAGKHVLCEKPLSDTLDDARAMATAAARAESLARIGFTFRRTPGIAAIRDLIQDGTLGKVLHFSGRYWTDYGCSPKAPMSWRYKGGPGSGALADVGSHLSYVAEFLCGDIASVSGGRLATTIAERPLPVGAVTGHHLVEVSDTCEPVENDDYAAFSAEFAQGAGSLEVSRVAAGHPNTLTFEVFCEKGAARFDQLRPAEIELYLHEGPDAVNGYRTVTLGPQHPYLGGGLAMDAPGVGFGQNDAFGYQARAFLEEVAGLGEDVSLPRNASFAEGVHNMEILEAAVESATNHGKKVLL is encoded by the coding sequence ATGACTGACAGCATCGGCATCGCCGTCATCGGCGCCGGCATGGCCGGGCAGGCCCACGCGGCCGCCTACCGCGTGGCCCCCACGCTCTACGATCCCGTCCTGCCGCCGCTGCGCTACGTCGCCGTCGGCGACGTCAACGAGACCCTGGGTGGGCACGTGGCCCGGCGCTACGGCTACGCGAAGGCCGTCGGCTCCTGGGAGGCGATCGCGGAGGACCCGGAGGTCGACGTGGTCAGCGTGGTGATCGCCAACCGCTTCCACCGCCAGGTGGTCGAGGGCCTGCTCGAGGCCGGCAAGCACGTGCTGTGCGAGAAGCCGCTGAGCGACACCCTTGACGACGCCCGGGCCATGGCCACCGCGGCCGCCCGGGCCGAGTCCCTCGCTCGCATCGGCTTCACGTTCCGCCGCACCCCCGGCATCGCCGCAATCCGGGACCTGATCCAGGACGGCACCCTGGGGAAGGTCCTGCACTTCAGCGGCCGGTACTGGACCGACTACGGGTGCAGCCCGAAGGCCCCGATGAGCTGGCGCTACAAGGGCGGTCCCGGTTCGGGGGCCCTGGCCGACGTGGGCAGCCACCTGTCCTACGTCGCAGAGTTCCTCTGCGGGGACATCGCCTCGGTGTCCGGGGGCCGGCTGGCCACCACCATTGCCGAACGCCCCCTGCCCGTGGGTGCGGTCACCGGCCACCACCTGGTGGAGGTCAGCGACACCTGCGAGCCGGTGGAGAACGACGACTACGCCGCCTTCTCCGCCGAGTTCGCCCAGGGCGCGGGCAGTCTGGAGGTCTCCCGGGTGGCGGCCGGGCACCCCAACACGCTGACGTTCGAGGTGTTCTGCGAGAAGGGCGCGGCCCGGTTCGACCAGCTGCGTCCCGCCGAGATCGAGCTGTACCTGCACGAGGGGCCGGACGCCGTCAACGGCTACCGCACCGTCACCCTCGGCCCTCAGCACCCCTATCTCGGCGGCGGGCTGGCAATGGACGCCCCGGGGGTGGGCTTCGGCCAGAACGACGCCTTCGGCTACCAGGCCCGCGCATTCCTGGAAGAGGTCGCCGGCCTGGGCGAGGACGTCTCGCTGCCGCGCAACGCGTCCTTCGCCGAGGGCGTGCACAACATGGAAATCCTCGAGGCCGCCGTGGAGTCGGCCACCAACCACGGAAAGAAGGTCCTCCTGTGA